CCAGGATATCGCCGACGACCTGATCCGGCTCTACGCGGAGCGGCAGTCGACGACCGGCTTTGCGTTCGGCCAGGATACGCCTTATCAGCAGGAATTCGAGGCCATGTTCCCGTACGAGGAGACGCGCGATCAGCTCCGGGCGATCGATGAAATCAAGAAGGATATGCAGACGCCGCGGCCGATGGACCGGCTGCTGTGCGGAGACGTCGGCTACGGCAAAACGGAGGTTGCGGTGCGGGCGGCATTCAAGGCGGCCATCGAGGGCAAACAGGTGGCGGTGCTCGTGCCGACGACGATTTTGGCCCAGCAGCATTACGAGACGTTCCGCGAGAGATTTTCGGGCTTCCCGTTCAATGTGCAGGTGCTGAGCCGGTTCCGCTCCAAGAAGGAGCAAAACGAGACGATGAAGGGACTGAAGGGCGGCACCGTCGACGTCGTCATCGGAACGCACCGCTTGCTGTCGCAGGACGTCATTTTCAAGGATCTGGGCCTGCTCATCGTCGATGAAGAGCAGCGGTTCGGCGTCTCCCACAAGGAGAAGCTGAAACGGCTCCGAACGAATGTGGACGTGCTGACGCTGACGGCCACGCCGATTCCGCGGACGCTTCATATGTCCATGCTTGGCGTGCGCGATTTGTCCGTCATCGAGACGCCGCCGGAGAACCGGTTTCCGGTGCAGACGTACGTCGTCGAGTACAGCCCGTCGCTCGTGCGGGAATCGATCGAGCGGGAGCTGGCGCGCGGCGGGCAGGTGTATTACCTGTTCAACCGCGTCCAGGGCATCTATCAGATGGCCGAGCAGATTTCGGCGCTTGTGCCGGATGCCCGCGTTGCCGTCGGGCATGGGCAGATGTCCGAGCAGGAGCTGGAAAAGACGATTCTCGACTTCCTCGACGGAGAATCGGATGTACTGGTCAGCACGAGCATTATCGAGACCGGCGTCGATATTCCGAACGTCAACACGCTGATCGTTCACGACGCCGATAAAATGGGGCTTGCGCAGCTGTATCAGCTGCGCGGCCGCGTCGGCCGTTCCAACCGGATCGCCTATGCCTATTTCACCTACCAGCGAGATAAGGTGCTCACCGAGGTGGCGGAGAAACGGCTGCAGTCGATCAAGGAATTTACCGAGCTCGGATCCGGCTTCAAAATCGCCATGCGCGACCTGGCCATCCGCGGCGCGGGCAATCTGCTCGGCGCGGAGCAGCACGGGTTTATCGCGTCCGTCGGCTTCGATTTGTATTCGCAGATGCTTGCCGACGAAATCGTAAAGCGTAAGGCCGGCCTTGAAGGCGAGACGCCGGAGCCGGTCAAGGAAGTGTCGACGGTCATCGAGATGAGCATCGACGCGTACTTGCCGTCGGCGTATATTTACGATAGCATACAGAAGATAGAGATTTACAAAAAAGTGGCTGCCGTCCGCGTGCTCGAAGAGGCGGAGGATTTGCGCGAAGAGCTCGTCGACCGGTTCGGGGATCTGCCGCTGCCTGTCGAGAGCCTGCTTGCGGTAGCACGGCTCAAGACGCTTGGCGCGTCGTGCGGCATCGAGCACGTCAGCCAGCGCGGCGACGATCTGACGCTCCGGTTCGCCGAGCAGGAGAAGCGGAGATTCGATACGAAGAAGGTGGACCTGCTGTGCCTCCAGTTCGAAAACCGGTTCAAGCGCGCGACCGCGCAGGAGCCCGGCCCGATCGTTCAGCTTCGCGGCAAGGGGCTTGAGACGGAGCAGAAGCTTAAACTGCTGGAACGCTTTTTGACGCGGTATAAAGAGACCATCGAACCGAAAGGGGAACTGCAGGATGTTGCGCATTAACCACCGGAGAAAAGGAGTCCTGCTTCTGCTTGCGGCCGTGCTGGCGTTCGCGCTGGCGGGCTGCGGGAAGAAGCAGGAAGAGGCGGCAACGCCGCCGCCTAAAGATACGGCGGGGACGCAGGAATCGTCGGGGACGCCGGCGGCGCCGCCGAAAGCGGGCGAAGGCAAGACGATCGCCACGTATAAGGACGGGGACAAGACGGGCACCGTTACGGACAAGGAGTTCGATCAATATACGGCGTTTTTCGTCAACATGATCAACCCGCAGGCGGAGATGTATTTCAGCATTCCGCAGCTCAAGGAACAGTTTCTCCGCGAATATATCGGCTACAAAATTTTAAGCGCCCGGCTGACGCAGGACAAGCGGGATGCGGTGAAAGCCGACGCCGACAATTTCTATAATCAGGTGAAGACGGCGGAAGGCCAGCAGGCCGACTTGAAGAAGAAGCTGGACGACGCCGGATTGACCGAAGGCGTGATCAAGTATTATTTCTCGATGGTACAAGCTATCCAGAAGGACGAAGAGAGCAAAGTGACCGACGCCGACATCAAGAAGCTGTACGACGCCGATCCGAAAGGCTTCTCGCTTGTGACGCTGCGCCACATCCTCATTATGACGAAGGATCCGCAGACGGGCGAAGAGAAGCATAAGGATGCGGACGCGCTCAAAATCGCCAAAGAAGTGAAGGCCAAGCTGGACAAGGGCGGCGATTGGAACGCGCTGGCGAAGCAGTATTCCGAGGATCCCGGCTCCAAGGACAAGGGCGGGTTATACGAGAACGTCGAGCCGCGGCTTTGGGTGGCGGGATTTAAAGATGCCGCACTGAGCCAGCCGATCGGCAAAGTCGGCGATCCGGTCAAATCCGACTACGGTTACCACGTCATCGAGGTGGAGAAGCGGGCCGAGCAGCCTTACGATAAACTGCCTCAATCCGACAAGGACGAGCTGAAGCAGACGGCGACGCAAAACCTGCTGAACGATTTTATGACGAACGAGCTGCCGAAGCTGATCACGAAGATCGACCTGCCGCAGGAGCCGGCGCCGAATACGGGCGGTACGGCGAATCCGGGTTCCGCGAATCAAGGCGCAGGCAACACAGGCGCTTCCAATCAAGGCGCGGCGCAAAGCGGCAACGCGGCGAAGAAATAACATCCGGAACGAACAACAAGCCTAGCGGTGTGCTGGGCTTGTTGTTTTAGTGGTACGCCGTCCGGACGGGACGGCCGTTTGACCGATCAAGGCCGGCCAATTCCAAACGGCCGAAAACCCCCTATGAAACGGGAATCAGGAGGAGATGTATGATGAGCGATCAATTGTTTTATGTCGGTTCGTACGCTTCCGAATCGGAGGAAGGCATTCTGCTCTGCCGGCTTAACGGGGAGACGGGGGAGCTTGTGAAAGTGGCGGGAACGGCCGGCATCGAAAATCCGTCCTTCCTTGCGCTGAACCGCAGCGCAAACCGGCTGTACGCGGTGAGCGAAACGTCCGAAGGGCATGTCGCCGGATTCGCCGTCGATCCGCAAGAAGGCGAATTCGAGCTGCTCGGTCAGCATCCGACGCTTGGCGCCCATCCCTGCCACATCGCGTTTGCCCGTCATGAACGATTCGCTGTCGTCGTCAATTACAGCGGCGGCAACGTAGACGTTTTTCCGGTGCAGGAAGACGGCTCGCTCGGCGAAATGGCGGACAACATCCTTCACGAAGGGCACGGTCCGCGCGCCGACCGGCAGGAGAAGGCGCATCCGCATTCCTCGATCGTCGATCCCGCGGACGGAACGGTCATCGTCGCCGATCTCGGCCTGGACAAGCTGATTCGGTACGAACTCGGCGGAGCGAACGGCAAGCTGACGAAGCGAAGCGAGACGCCGGGAACGCCGGCGGCGGGGCCGCGTCATATGGCGTTCCATCCGGAACGGCCGGTACTGTACGTTGTAAACGAGCTGGACAGCACCGTCAGCGTGTACGGCAATGCGGACCGTTCCGGGCCGCTTCCCCTGCTGCAGACGATAACGACGCTTCCCGAATCGTTCGAGGGAGAAAACACCTGTGCGGATATTCATCTGACAAAGGACGGACGTTTCCTGTACGCCTCCAATCGCGGACACGACAGCATCACCGTTTATCGGACGGATAACGAAGGCGGGCTGGAGCTTGTTCAGCATGTTTCGACCGGCGGACGGACGCCGCGGAATTTCGCGTTATCGAACGACGAACGCTATTTGCTTGCGGCGAACCAGGATTCGAACCGCATCGTTTCGTTTTCGCTGGACGGCGAAACCGGGCGCCTTGCGCCGACGGGTCACACGCTCGAAGCCGGCAAGCCCGTATGCATCCGGTTCGTACCGTCCGAATAAAGCGGCTGGAAGTTGCACCCATTTCCAAAAAGGCGGAATTTCCGGAGGTTTGGCGCGTGCATAAGAATTTGGGAGGGGATGAATACTATGGTCAGATTCGAAATCACCATTTTTCAAGGAACCTTCTCTCTTGTGCGATAAACGGCAGCAAAACATCCAGTCGAATTCAAAACCTTCAGGGAAAGTGGGGCAACTAGAACATGAAAGCAACTGGAATTGTTCGTCGCATCGATGATCTGGGCCGGGTCGTCATTCCGAAAGAAATCCGCCGAACGCTGCGCATTCGCGAGGGCGATCCGCTGGAAATTTTCGTCGACCGCGACGGCGAGGTTATTTTGAAGAAATATTCTCCGATTGGAGAGCTGGGCGATTTTGCCAAGGAATATGCGGAGTCGCTGTCCGAAAGCACGGGCCATATCACGCTGATTTCGGACCGGGATACGATTATCGCGGTCGCCGGCGCTCCGAAGAAGGATTATTTGGAGAAGCAGATCGGCTCGATGCTTGAAGGGTGCATGGAGAATCGCAAAACGATATCCGAAACGACGGGCGGATCGTTCGAGGTGGTCAAGGACATTGGAGAAAACTTCAGCTCCTTCGTCGCTGCGCCGATCGTCGCGGGCGGGGATCCGATCGGAACGGTTGTGCTGCTC
This genomic window from Paenibacillus humicola contains:
- the mfd gene encoding transcription-repair coupling factor; translation: MDFQSVVSGIRKGMREQLVSGLAGSSRQVMLAALKRELDRPVLVVTHNMFAAQKIYEDLVECLSSDEVLIYPANELVAAEAAISSPETLAQRMDVLIRLSQGFRGIIVVPFSGVRRYLPVKEAVAAARFELKVGDEAPMEAFLRRMVELGYVRTDRVETKGEMSVRGGIVDFFPLTSPYPCRVEWFDDEIDSIRTFDPVEQRSIDKLEHFTVTPCQELLADARRMENAAQHASELLEQQLQKMSDRTAKDRLRAEIGGELDKLREHQYFPEIYKYISLLYPERETLLSYMPEDALLVYDEPTRLIETSRQLERDEAEWATHLLAGGKSLPGFALARSSDEVLYHRPFQTLFLSLFLRQIPHTQPQNILNVVSRAMQNFHGQMNVLKAEMERWHKAGSNVIMLAGSAERMERMRRVLHDYGIEMPVFAEGNLQSGFELPSIRLIVITEGEMFSQKQRKARRMDKKIDNAERIKSYTELKVGDYVVHQNHGIGKYIGIGTLEIAGIHKDYIHILYAGGDKLSVPIEQIDMIQKYVGSEEKEPKVYKLGGSEWTRVKNKVRSSVQDIADDLIRLYAERQSTTGFAFGQDTPYQQEFEAMFPYEETRDQLRAIDEIKKDMQTPRPMDRLLCGDVGYGKTEVAVRAAFKAAIEGKQVAVLVPTTILAQQHYETFRERFSGFPFNVQVLSRFRSKKEQNETMKGLKGGTVDVVIGTHRLLSQDVIFKDLGLLIVDEEQRFGVSHKEKLKRLRTNVDVLTLTATPIPRTLHMSMLGVRDLSVIETPPENRFPVQTYVVEYSPSLVRESIERELARGGQVYYLFNRVQGIYQMAEQISALVPDARVAVGHGQMSEQELEKTILDFLDGESDVLVSTSIIETGVDIPNVNTLIVHDADKMGLAQLYQLRGRVGRSNRIAYAYFTYQRDKVLTEVAEKRLQSIKEFTELGSGFKIAMRDLAIRGAGNLLGAEQHGFIASVGFDLYSQMLADEIVKRKAGLEGETPEPVKEVSTVIEMSIDAYLPSAYIYDSIQKIEIYKKVAAVRVLEEAEDLREELVDRFGDLPLPVESLLAVARLKTLGASCGIEHVSQRGDDLTLRFAEQEKRRFDTKKVDLLCLQFENRFKRATAQEPGPIVQLRGKGLETEQKLKLLERFLTRYKETIEPKGELQDVAH
- a CDS encoding peptidylprolyl isomerase; its protein translation is MLRINHRRKGVLLLLAAVLAFALAGCGKKQEEAATPPPKDTAGTQESSGTPAAPPKAGEGKTIATYKDGDKTGTVTDKEFDQYTAFFVNMINPQAEMYFSIPQLKEQFLREYIGYKILSARLTQDKRDAVKADADNFYNQVKTAEGQQADLKKKLDDAGLTEGVIKYYFSMVQAIQKDEESKVTDADIKKLYDADPKGFSLVTLRHILIMTKDPQTGEEKHKDADALKIAKEVKAKLDKGGDWNALAKQYSEDPGSKDKGGLYENVEPRLWVAGFKDAALSQPIGKVGDPVKSDYGYHVIEVEKRAEQPYDKLPQSDKDELKQTATQNLLNDFMTNELPKLITKIDLPQEPAPNTGGTANPGSANQGAGNTGASNQGAAQSGNAAKK
- a CDS encoding lactonase family protein — translated: MSDQLFYVGSYASESEEGILLCRLNGETGELVKVAGTAGIENPSFLALNRSANRLYAVSETSEGHVAGFAVDPQEGEFELLGQHPTLGAHPCHIAFARHERFAVVVNYSGGNVDVFPVQEDGSLGEMADNILHEGHGPRADRQEKAHPHSSIVDPADGTVIVADLGLDKLIRYELGGANGKLTKRSETPGTPAAGPRHMAFHPERPVLYVVNELDSTVSVYGNADRSGPLPLLQTITTLPESFEGENTCADIHLTKDGRFLYASNRGHDSITVYRTDNEGGLELVQHVSTGGRTPRNFALSNDERYLLAANQDSNRIVSFSLDGETGRLAPTGHTLEAGKPVCIRFVPSE
- the spoVT gene encoding stage V sporulation protein T codes for the protein MKATGIVRRIDDLGRVVIPKEIRRTLRIREGDPLEIFVDRDGEVILKKYSPIGELGDFAKEYAESLSESTGHITLISDRDTIIAVAGAPKKDYLEKQIGSMLEGCMENRKTISETTGGSFEVVKDIGENFSSFVAAPIVAGGDPIGTVVLLSKDEAVSMGQMEIKMSETAAGFLAKQMEQ